The sequence below is a genomic window from Acidimicrobiales bacterium.
TCGGCGAGCAGCCCGGGATGTTGATGACCGGCACGCCGAACGCCGAGCGGTAGTCGCGCCCGAGGTAGTCCATGACGCCCATGGCGTTGGTGGGGTTGCCCTTGGCGGCGGGGATGCCGCCCCAGCTGGCGCAGGTGCCGATGGCGATGATGGCGGCGGCGCCGGGGGCGAGGCGGTCCAGCCACTCCAGGCTGGTGATCTGCCGGCCGGTGGCGGGGTCCTCGCCGAGGCCCATCCAGTAGCCGTCGCCGGCGATCGACTCGTCCATGACCGAGCCCTCCCACGTGATGACGTAGGGGGCGTCGAGCTCGCCGCGCTCGGCCATGAAGAGGTTGTGCGTCCACTCGGGGCCGACCTCGGTCGACACGACGGTGTGGATCAGCTCCACCCGGGGCAGGCCCGGGATGATGCCGGCGAGGAGGTGCTCCACACGGGGGTGCGTGCCGCCCGAGACGGCCACCGTGCAGCCGTCGCAGGACGCTCCCACCATCCAGATGAGGTACACCTTCTTGAGCGGGCCGAGGGCCAGCACGTCCGGCGGCTCCTCGAGGGCCCGGCTGCGCACACCGATGGGGGCCATCGGGTCGAGCGGGTCGTACCCGTCGATCAGGCCGATGTCCTTGCGGCCCCGCTTGAAGCTCTCCATCTCGGAGCCGGACGGCTGAGGCCCGGACTGCGTGACCGATACCGAGCCGGAACGCCCGGCGTTCTCGCTACGAGTCGACCGCGCCTTGCGGCTGCGTCCGTCTGTCGCCATGGATCGGAACCCCCCTCGTTGGGTCGTGGTATGTGTACCCTACACCTATCTGGCTGCGGCGTCAGCGGGCTGTTCCGGAAGAATTTTTCGCCGCTGGGGGTTCATCCCGCGGCTGCAATGATGGTTCAGTAAAGAACAGACCGACGAGTCGGGGGCGAAGCGCGACGGCGCTCTCCCATGGAGGTTGACCGTGGACGAGATGCTGCACCCGCCGAAGTCCCAGGCGCTCAAGGAGATGTTCTGGCGCAGCGAGATCCTCCAGGTCATCTACTGGCTCCGCGGTGAGCAGTTCGGCCTCGGGCCGCGCCGGGACCACGTGGACCCGGTCATGCTCGAGCGCTTCCTCGGGGTGGACCCGGCGGTCAGCGTGCAGTACCTCGACCTCCTCGTCGACCGCGGCGACCTCGAGCGCGAGGGGGGCCTGTACCGCCTCTCCGAGGACGGCGTGAAGGAGGGGGCGCTGGAGTTCGCGGCCAGCTGGAGCGACCTGACCCGCCCCACCCACGGTGAGTGCAGCGCCGATTGTTGGTGCCACAACTCGCCGGAGGAAGCGGCCGCCTGCCAGCAGGAGCGCCTCGGCGCCCATGCCGACCACGATCACTGAGGGACGATGGGAACCGAGGCCAAGATGAAGAAGTCGCTGGAGGAGCCCCAGGGCGGCCTGCCCCGCAACTACCTGCGGGCCAGCCTCCTGCTCCTCATCGGCGAGGCACCGGCCCACGGCTACGACCTCCTCGACCAGATCGCCCAGCTCGGGCTGCGCAGCGTCGACCCGGGCGGGCTCTACCGCACGCTGCGGGTGATGGAGGACGACGGGCTGGTGGCGTCGTCGTGGGAGCACTCCAGCGCCGGCCCCGCCCGGCGCACCTACCGCCTCACCGACGACGGTGTCATGTGGCTGCACGCGTGGGCCGGAGCGCTGCGCGAGAGCCACCGCTATCTCTCCGCCTACCTCGGGCGCTACGACACCATCAGCGACTCGGTGCGCGCCGATCCCGAGGACGTGACAGTCCTCCCGTGACCGCCGTCGAGACCGACATCTCCTCCGCCGCCCGGGCCGAGAGCGGCCTGCGCATCGCCGTCGCCGGCAAGGGAGGCGCCGGCAAGACCACCGTCTCGGCGACGCTGTCGCGGCTCCTGGCCCGCCGGGGCCACCCCGTGCTCGTCATCGACGGCGACAGCAACCCCAACGTGGGCGTCGCCCTCGGGCTCAGCCACGAGGCGCACGCCGCCATCCCGCCCCTCCCGCTCGGACTGGTCTCCCGCCGCCTGGACGGGCCGGCACTCAAGGACCCCGTCGAGTCCATCGTGGAGCGCTACGGCACCACCGCCCCCGACGGCGTGTCGGTGCTGCACATGGCCATGCCGGCCCACGCCGACGAGGGGTGCCTGTGCTCGTCGCACGCCACGGTGAGCGCCATCCTGGCCGACACCGGCCGGACACGCGAGTCGGTCACCCTGCTGGACCTCGAGGCGTCCCCCGAGAACTTCAGCCGGGGCACGACCCGCCACGTCGACGCCCTCCTGTTCGTCGTCGAGCCCTACTACCGCTCGCTGGAGACGGCCCGGCGCATGGGCGTCCTGGCCGCCGAGCTGCCCATCCCCCGAGTCTGGGTCGTCGCCAACAAGCTGCGCTCCCCCGGCGACGTCGAGGCCATCGACGAGTTCTTCGCCAACCACGACCTCCACGTCGCCGCCCGGGTGCCGTGGGGCGACACGGTGCTGGACGCCGACAAGGAGGGCGTGCCGCTCCTCGACTACGAGCCCGACGGGGCCGTCGTCGCCGCCATCGACGCCCTGGCCGACCGCCTCCTCGAGCCCATCGAGTAGCCACCGGGGCGACCGGGCGAGCCCGCCGCCCCCGCCCGGCGCGCACCACGCACGTCGCGCGCGTCCCACCCCGGCCGCTGGCGGCGCGCCGGCGAAACCGGCCGGCGAACCCGACGAACCGGACACCAAAGAGAGTTAGCTAGGTGTATCGTTCATTTATTCGTCTCCATCCCACTACCGCACCCCGAGGGACGGTCGGGCCGTGAGCGGCTGGGCCGTCGCGTCGATCGCCGGAGGCCTGCTCGGCCTGCTCATCATCGTGCTGCTGGCCGTCATCGCCAAGGCGGTGAAGCGGACGACGGAGAACGCCGCCGCGCTGGTGGTCGCCCTCGACGAGGTGCGCAGCAAGACCATCGTGCTCGAACAGCTCGAGGAACAGAGCCGGCACGCGTCCGACATCGTGGCCGAGGCGGCCGCCGTGCTGCGCGAGTCCCGGCCCCGCCAGCCCGAGGACGGCGATGGCCAGGAGCGTTCGTAGTCCCTGCCCCGGCCGGTCCGGGGCGCGCCACGTAACACCGGGGCGGCGGTAGTCTCGATGCTGCCGACGCACCCCGGAGAGGGCGACCCGCCCACCGGCGACGGAGCCGTCGCCCTTCTTTCCCGTCTACTTTCAGGAGGCGCGCCATGTGTCTAGGGATCCCCGGCCAGGTGGTCGAGATCACGAACGCCGAGGAGCACAAGGCGATCGCCGAGGTGGACGGCGTTCGTCGTGAGATCAACGTCGGTCTGGTGATGGGCGACGTCGGCGGCCTCAAGGTCGGCGACTGGGTCCTGATCCACGTCGGGTTCGCCATGACGAAGATCGACGAGGAGGAGGCGGCCCGCAACCTGGCCTGGCTCAAGGAGCTCGGGAGCGTCTACGACGACGAGATAGACCAGTTCCGGGAGAGCACGCCTCTATGAGTTCCGCCGTCGCAACCGGAGGTTGCTCGGCGAGTCGATCGGGCGAAGAGCGGTCGGCGGAGCCGACCGCTCTTCGCTCTGTCGTTCGTTCCGCCGCCGGCTGCGCCGGCGGCGGGGCGGCGTCCAGCCAGAGGGCCCGCCTGCGGCGGGGTCCGGTGGCCGAACGCCCCGGCAGGACGGAGGTCCCCGTATGACCACAACCTCTCCCATCAGCCCCCTGGCTCGCTCTGCTGATCCCGCCATCGGCGACCTGGCGTCCGATCTGGCCCGGGCCTCACTGGCCTTGGCGCGGCGGTTCTATGCCGGGGGCACCCTGTGGTGCGCGTCGCCGACGTGGCCGTTCCACTCACACCACGTGGCGGTGGAGTTCGTGCACCCGGTGATCATGGGCAAGCGGGCCCTGCCGGCCGTCACCGTCCCCCCCGACGAGGACCTGCTGGCGACGCTGCGGACGACGGCCCGGACGGGCGACATCATCCTGGCCGTGGCCCCGGCCGACGACGCCGCGGTGGCGGCCGTCATGCGGCGGGGCGACGCCTGGGGCGTCGAGACGGTGTGGATCGGCACCGGTCCCCGGCCGCCGGCGGGCGCCGCCAAGCACGTCCTGTGGCTGGGCACCGACGACCCGCTGGAGGCGTCGGAGCAGTTCGTTCGCGTCTACCACCTGCTGTGGGAGCTGGCCCACGTGTGCTTCGAGCACCGCGGCCTGCTCAAGCCCGACGTCTGCCTCGACGACGTGTGCATCACCTGCTCCGACGAGGGCCGCCCTGCCGAGGTCCTGGCCGTGCTCGGCGACGAGGCGCTGGTCCGCACGGCCGAGGGACGCGAGTCGGTCGACACGTCGATCATCGACCCCCCCTCCCCGGGCGACCTGCTGCTCGTCCACGCCGGCACCGCCATCCGCAACCTGGACGACGTGGCGGCACCGGGGGAGCAACGATGAGCCCCGAGGCCACCGACTTCCTGTACCCGTTCATCGAGAACGAGGAGACCGACGCCGTCTCCCTCCTCACCGACCTGGCCGCGTCGGCCGAGGGCAAGTGGCGCCAGAGCACCGACCTGCGCAACGCCACCCTGGCCGCCCTGGACGGCGCCATCCGCGCCGCCGGGACGGCCATGGCCGAGCGGGTCCTGGCCGGCGGGCAGGTCTTCACCATGGGCAACGGCGGCAGCGCCACCGACGCCGAGGCGTTCGCCCGCCTCTGCACCCGCCCGCCGGCGGGCATCCCCGTTGCGGCCCGCTCGCTGGTCGTCGACCAGGCCGTGCTCACGGCGCTCTCCAACGACGTCTCCTTCGAGGTCGTCTTCTCCCGCCAGCTCATCGCGTTCGCCCGGGAGAACGACGTCGTGGTCGGTTTCTCCACCAGCGGGAACTCCGACAACCTGATGATGGCCTATGCCGAGGCGCGCAAGCGCCGGCTGCTCACCGTCGGCCTGGCCGGCTACGACGGTGGCCGCATGGGCGCCAGCGAGGACGTGGCGCACTGCCTCACCGTGCGCTCCGACAGCGTCCACCGGATCCAGGAATCGCAGTCGGCCGTCGCCCACGCCCTGTGGGACGCCATGCAGACCGAGCTCCGACAGAAGGGGGCAGCAGCGTGAAGTTCGTCGACGAGTACCGGGACCCGGCCGCGGCACGGGTGGCGCTGGACGAGATCAACCATCTCGCCGGCACCGAGCGCCACCTCAAGTTCATGGAGGTGTGCGGTGGCCACACCCACACGATCTACAAGCACGGGATCGAGAACATCCTCCCCGACAACGTGGAACTGGTGCACGGGCCGGGCTGCCCGGTGTGCGTCATCCCCATGGGCCGGGTGGACGACGCCATCGCCATCGCCAAGACGCCGGGGATCACCTTCACGTCCTTCGGCGACATGATGCGGGTGCCGGGCAGCGACGGGAACCTCCTGGACGCCAAGGCCCGGGGCGCCGACGTGCGCATGGTGTACTCCCCCCTCGACGCCCTCCGCATCGCGCGCGACAACCCCGACCGAGAGGTCGTGTTCTTCGCCATCGGGTTCGAGACGACGGCGCCGTCGACCGCCATCACCCTGCTGAAGGCGCGGGCGGCCGGCATCACCAACTTCAGCGTGTTCTGCAACCACGTGCTGATCGTGCCGCCGGTGCGCGCCATCCTCGACTCGCCCGACCTGCGCCTCGACGGCTTCATCGGCCCCGGCCACGTGAGCACGGTGATCGGCAACCGGCCGTACCGGTTCGTGCCGGCCGACTACAACCTGCCGCTGGTCACCGCCGGCTTCGAACCGCTGGACCTCCTCCAGTCCATCGTGATGCTGCTCCGCCAGCTGAGGGACGGCCGCTGCGAGGTGGAGAACCAGTACACCCGGGCCGTGCGCGACGAGGGCAACCTCAAGGCGCTCCAGATCATGAGCGAGGTGTTCAAGGTCCGCCCACACTTCGAGTGGCGGGGGCTGGGCTTCATCTCCCAGAGCGCCCTCAAGCTGAGCGACGCATTCGCGCCGTGGGACGCCGAGCTGCGCTTCTCCGTTCCCGGCGTGCGGGTCGCCGACCCCAAGGCGTGCCAGTGCGGCGAGGTGCTCAAGGGCGTCATCAAGCCGTGGGACTGCAAGGTCTTCGGTACCGCCTGCACCCCGGAGACGCCCATCGGCACCTGCATGGTGTCGTCCGAGGGCGCCTGCGCCGCCTACTACAACTACGGCCGGTTCACCAAGGCGGCGCGGATCCCGGTCCGCTCGGCATGACCGGCCCGGGAGGACGGCCCATCGAGCACTCGCTGGCCCGCCGTCCCGTAGGGAGGGCGGGTCAGTGAGCGACGTCGGCGGCGGCGACGGCAACCAGCCGTCCGACGGTGACGAGGAGAAGCCGCAGGACGACGCCTTCTCGGCCCAGCCCTCGGTCTCGGGGCCCACGCACGAGGAGATCGTCCTCGACCGCATCGAGGCGTTCCGCCGGCGCCGCCCCCGGCTCCTGGACACCGCCGTCAACACCGCCCACGGGGCGGGCGGCAAGGCGTCGGCCGCCCTCATGGACGCCGTGTTCCTGGAGGCGTTCCGCAACGAGACGCTCGAGTCGCTGGGCGACTCGGCCGTCCTCCCCCTCCCCTCGGGCGAGCGCCTGGCCTTCTCCACCGACTCGTACGTGGTGAAACCCCGGCGCTTCCCGGGCGGTTCCGTCGGCCACCTGGCCGTCCACGGCACGGTGAACGACCTGGCCATGGCCGGCGCCGTCCCGCAGTGGATCTCGGCCGCCTTCGTGCTCGAGGAGGGCCTGGAGATCGCCGAGCTGAAGGACATCGTGGCCGACATGGCCGAGGCGGCGGCGGCGGCCGGCGTCCAGATCGTCACCGGCGACACCAAGGTCGTGAACCGGGGCGCGGCCGACGGCGCCTACATCACCACCGCCGGCGTCGGGCTCATCCCGGCCGACGTCCACCTGAGCGCGTCGAAGGTCCGCCCCGGCGACAAGGTCGTCGTGTCGGGGTACGTGGGCGACCACGGGGTGGCGGTCATGCTGGCCCGGGGCGAGCTCGGGATCTTCGCCGACGTCGAGTCGGACACGGCGCCCCTCGGCGAGCTGGTGCAACGGCTGCTGGCCGCCGCGCCGAACACCCGGTGGCTGCGCGACCCGACCCGGGGAGGCGTCGCCACCGTGTGCAACGAGCTGGCCCGGGCCGCCGAGGTGCACGTGTCGCTCGACGAGGCGGCCGTGCCGGTGCGCAACGCGGTGAACGGGGCGTGCGAGATCCTCGGCATCGACGCCCTCTACGTCGCCAACGAGGGGAAGCTGGTGGCCGTCGTCCCCGCCGACGAGTGCGACGCGGCGATGGCGGCCCTCAGGGCGCACCCGCTGGGCGAGCACGCCGCCGTGATCGGCGAGATCCAGGACGACCCGCCCGGCGTGGTGATCATCAACACGATCTTCGGCGGCACGCGCATCGTCGACATGCTGGTCGGCGACCCGCTCCCCCGGATCTGCTGAAACCGCCCCGGTGAGGGAGCGCCGCCGCCTGCGGGTGCGGGGCACCGTCCAGGGCGTGGGGTA
It includes:
- a CDS encoding HypC/HybG/HupF family hydrogenase formation chaperone produces the protein MTTTSPISPLARSADPAIGDLASDLARASLALARRFYAGGTLWCASPTWPFHSHHVAVEFVHPVIMGKRALPAVTVPPDEDLLATLRTTARTGDIILAVAPADDAAVAAVMRRGDAWGVETVWIGTGPRPPAGAAKHVLWLGTDDPLEASEQFVRVYHLLWELAHVCFEHRGLLKPDVCLDDVCITCSDEGRPAEVLAVLGDEALVRTAEGRESVDTSIIDPPSPGDLLLVHAGTAIRNLDDVAAPGEQR
- a CDS encoding AAA family ATPase — its product is MTAVETDISSAARAESGLRIAVAGKGGAGKTTVSATLSRLLARRGHPVLVIDGDSNPNVGVALGLSHEAHAAIPPLPLGLVSRRLDGPALKDPVESIVERYGTTAPDGVSVLHMAMPAHADEGCLCSSHATVSAILADTGRTRESVTLLDLEASPENFSRGTTRHVDALLFVVEPYYRSLETARRMGVLAAELPIPRVWVVANKLRSPGDVEAIDEFFANHDLHVAARVPWGDTVLDADKEGVPLLDYEPDGAVVAAIDALADRLLEPIE
- a CDS encoding SIS domain-containing protein yields the protein MSPEATDFLYPFIENEETDAVSLLTDLAASAEGKWRQSTDLRNATLAALDGAIRAAGTAMAERVLAGGQVFTMGNGGSATDAEAFARLCTRPPAGIPVAARSLVVDQAVLTALSNDVSFEVVFSRQLIAFARENDVVVGFSTSGNSDNLMMAYAEARKRRLLTVGLAGYDGGRMGASEDVAHCLTVRSDSVHRIQESQSAVAHALWDAMQTELRQKGAAA
- the hypD gene encoding hydrogenase formation protein HypD — encoded protein: MKFVDEYRDPAAARVALDEINHLAGTERHLKFMEVCGGHTHTIYKHGIENILPDNVELVHGPGCPVCVIPMGRVDDAIAIAKTPGITFTSFGDMMRVPGSDGNLLDAKARGADVRMVYSPLDALRIARDNPDREVVFFAIGFETTAPSTAITLLKARAAGITNFSVFCNHVLIVPPVRAILDSPDLRLDGFIGPGHVSTVIGNRPYRFVPADYNLPLVTAGFEPLDLLQSIVMLLRQLRDGRCEVENQYTRAVRDEGNLKALQIMSEVFKVRPHFEWRGLGFISQSALKLSDAFAPWDAELRFSVPGVRVADPKACQCGEVLKGVIKPWDCKVFGTACTPETPIGTCMVSSEGACAAYYNYGRFTKAARIPVRSA
- the hypE gene encoding hydrogenase expression/formation protein HypE; its protein translation is MSDVGGGDGNQPSDGDEEKPQDDAFSAQPSVSGPTHEEIVLDRIEAFRRRRPRLLDTAVNTAHGAGGKASAALMDAVFLEAFRNETLESLGDSAVLPLPSGERLAFSTDSYVVKPRRFPGGSVGHLAVHGTVNDLAMAGAVPQWISAAFVLEEGLEIAELKDIVADMAEAAAAAGVQIVTGDTKVVNRGAADGAYITTAGVGLIPADVHLSASKVRPGDKVVVSGYVGDHGVAVMLARGELGIFADVESDTAPLGELVQRLLAAAPNTRWLRDPTRGGVATVCNELARAAEVHVSLDEAAVPVRNAVNGACEILGIDALYVANEGKLVAVVPADECDAAMAALRAHPLGEHAAVIGEIQDDPPGVVIINTIFGGTRIVDMLVGDPLPRIC
- a CDS encoding HypC/HybG/HupF family hydrogenase formation chaperone: MCLGIPGQVVEITNAEEHKAIAEVDGVRREINVGLVMGDVGGLKVGDWVLIHVGFAMTKIDEEEAARNLAWLKELGSVYDDEIDQFRESTPL
- a CDS encoding helix-turn-helix transcriptional regulator, with the protein product MGTEAKMKKSLEEPQGGLPRNYLRASLLLLIGEAPAHGYDLLDQIAQLGLRSVDPGGLYRTLRVMEDDGLVASSWEHSSAGPARRTYRLTDDGVMWLHAWAGALRESHRYLSAYLGRYDTISDSVRADPEDVTVLP